In Bacteroidota bacterium, the sequence CACGCCGACTCGCTGCTCTACATGATCTCGTCGCTGGGGGTCAACCCGCACGAGTGCGAGGCCATGTTCGAGGACGTGGACACGATCCGCGAGAAGAACGCCTTCATCACGCGCGTCTCGCACGCGCTCCGCCGCGACCTCGACCTGACGGTGCTGGAGAACCAGCAGCTGCTCGCCAAAAACCTGTTCGTCTTCGGGCAGTGCATGGAGGGAACCCAGTTCTACGGCCTCTTCGGGATGGTGCTCAGCCTGTACCGCCAGGGCAAGTTCCCCGGCATCGGGCAGATGTTCCGCTACACGCTCCGCGACGAGTCCAACCACATCGAGGTGTTCCGGAAGCTCCTCCTTGAGCTCTGCGCCGAGAACCCCGACGTCTGGACCGCCGCCTTCCGCGCCGAGCTGGCCGACCTCATGGCCGAGGCCGTCCGCCTCGAAGAAGCCTTTATCCGCGACTGCCTGCCCGTCGCCGGTGTCGGCCTGAGCGCCGACGAGTTCGTCGGCTACGTGCGCTACATCTCGAACCGGCGCATGACGGGCCTCGGGCTCGACCTGCTCTTCCCCGGCCAGGCCAACCCGCTCCCGTGGCTGGCCGAGCTGATGGACATCCAGAAGGAGCAGAACTTCTTCGAGGGCCGGGTGACCGAGTACCGCAAGGCCTCCGCCCTCGTGCCCGTCGACGACGACGAGCTGTAGCGGGTGATGCGCGGCGAGCGGTGCGTGAGGGTCCCCGCTGACCCTCACCACGCTGGCCCAAGCCGCCAGTAGCGCATCACGCACTTCCATTTCAAACACGTCCCCTGACCCGCCATGTGGAATCCTACCTCCGACCTCGTCCGCGACCTCGACCTCAAGCGCGCCGCGCTCCTCCCGCCCGCCGACCGCCCGGCCCTCGACGCCGGCGCGCTCGTGGGCGACCTCGCCGTGGAGGCCGACCGCCTCCTCTTCGTGCGCGAGGACGGCACCGACGCCCGGCTCGACCCAGTCCGCCTCGCCGCGCCCGTCGCCGAGGCGGCCGCGACGGCCCGCCTCGCTGCCCGCCAGTCAGCTGAAGCCGCCGCACTTGCCCCGCTCGTCCGCCGCGTTGTGGCCGACGTGCTCACCCGGCTGGCGGCGCTGCCGGCCGACGCCCGCCCGTCGTTCGCCGACGTCGTCGCGCTCGCCGAGGCCGAGCTGCTCGCGGCGGGCGCGGTCGACGTGGCGAAGGCGCTCGTGATGCACCGGGCGCAGGAGGTGGCCCCGGCGGTCCCGGTCCCGGCCGCGGGCGCGCTCCAGCTCATCCGCCGCGGCGGGCAGGTCGTGGCCTGGAACGCGGCCAAGATCGAGACGGCCGTCCGCAAGGCGTTCCTTTCGCGCGGGCTCGATTCCGCCCCCGCCGAGGGCGTCGCCCAGCGCGTGACCGACCGGGCGGCGGCGCTCGGCCTGAGCTACGTCCCCATCGCGACCGGGCAGGACCCCGTCCAGGAGGACCTGCTCCTCGCCGGCCACGCGCGCGTGGCCGAGGCCTACATCACCTACCGCGCCGAGCGGGCCGTCTACCGAGCTACCCAGGAGTCCGCCGAGACCGACCAAGCCGCACTCATCGAGATCACCGAGGCCGACC encodes:
- a CDS encoding ATP cone domain-containing protein is translated as MWNPTSDLVRDLDLKRAALLPPADRPALDAGALVGDLAVEADRLLFVREDGTDARLDPVRLAAPVAEAAATARLAARQSAEAAALAPLVRRVVADVLTRLAALPADARPSFADVVALAEAELLAAGAVDVAKALVMHRAQEVAPAVPVPAAGALQLIRRGGQVVAWNAAKIETAVRKAFLSRGLDSAPAEGVAQRVTDRAAALGLSYVPIATGQDPVQEDLLLAGHARVAEAYITYRAERAVYRATQESAETDQAALIEITEADRRDPDPLAELLAVPQRRGAVGLGDLDECGLVGLGGLLGSSVDGPLGAVGDVGLGHARVAG
- a CDS encoding ribonucleotide-diphosphate reductase subunit beta, with protein sequence HADSLLYMISSLGVNPHECEAMFEDVDTIREKNAFITRVSHALRRDLDLTVLENQQLLAKNLFVFGQCMEGTQFYGLFGMVLSLYRQGKFPGIGQMFRYTLRDESNHIEVFRKLLLELCAENPDVWTAAFRAELADLMAEAVRLEEAFIRDCLPVAGVGLSADEFVGYVRYISNRRMTGLGLDLLFPGQANPLPWLAELMDIQKEQNFFEGRVTEYRKASALVPVDDDEL